Proteins from a single region of Methanotorris igneus Kol 5:
- a CDS encoding glycosyltransferase family 2 protein translates to MDPKVSIIILNWNGWRDTIECLESLYRINYDNYNVIVIDNNSEDESIEKIKQYCNGEIEVNSKFFKYSKENKPIKVFELTEDKARNGKFLDKEKYEQLNPNRRLILIKNKDNYGFAGGNNVGIKFALNVLNPKYVLLLNNDTVVDKDFLIEMVKVAESDERIGVVGPKVYFYSEPNKIQTVGVSVKKNPFNIVNIWNYNMIGYGEIDNGQYDVIKQIDSLVGCCILVKTKAINEFGLLDEKFFLYHEESDWLFRISKKYLMYCTPLSKIWHKYSASSGGEFSPTVVYYTTRNSVIFAKKHNNFFNYLLFLIWFLTYKHARRFINFVFLKRKPYLLKYYYKGILDGIIGKYGKRDLR, encoded by the coding sequence ATGGACCCAAAAGTATCCATAATAATCTTAAACTGGAATGGCTGGAGAGATACAATAGAATGCTTAGAATCTTTATACAGGATAAATTATGATAATTATAATGTTATTGTAATAGATAATAACTCAGAAGATGAATCCATAGAAAAAATTAAACAATACTGCAATGGAGAGATAGAGGTTAATTCAAAATTCTTTAAATACTCTAAAGAAAATAAACCCATAAAAGTCTTTGAACTTACAGAGGATAAAGCAAGAAATGGTAAATTTTTAGATAAAGAAAAATATGAACAATTAAATCCAAATAGAAGGCTAATATTAATTAAAAATAAAGATAATTATGGATTTGCAGGTGGAAATAATGTAGGCATTAAATTTGCTCTGAATGTTTTAAATCCTAAATATGTTTTACTTTTAAACAATGATACAGTTGTAGATAAGGATTTTTTAATTGAAATGGTTAAAGTGGCTGAAAGTGATGAGAGGATTGGAGTAGTAGGACCAAAAGTATATTTTTACTCAGAACCAAATAAAATTCAAACTGTTGGAGTATCTGTAAAAAAGAACCCATTTAATATAGTGAATATATGGAATTATAATATGATAGGTTATGGTGAGATAGATAATGGACAATACGATGTAATAAAACAAATTGATTCTTTAGTGGGATGTTGTATATTGGTAAAAACAAAAGCAATTAATGAATTTGGACTGTTAGATGAAAAGTTTTTTTTATATCATGAAGAAAGTGACTGGTTGTTTAGAATATCAAAAAAATATCTAATGTATTGTACCCCACTTTCTAAAATTTGGCATAAATATTCTGCGAGTTCAGGTGGTGAGTTTTCACCTACTGTTGTATATTATACAACCAGGAACTCAGTAATATTTGCAAAAAAGCATAATAATTTTTTTAATTATTTATTATTTTTAATTTGGTTTTTAACTTATAAACATGCTCGAAGATTTATTAACTTTGTTTTTTTGAAAAGAAAGCCTTATTTGTTAAAGTATTATTATAAAGGAATTTTAGATGGAATTATAGGGAAGTATGGAAAAAGAGATTTAAGATAA
- a CDS encoding class I SAM-dependent methyltransferase, whose translation MLKYATLSTNPYSSHMRIVQLVGNNKKVLDVGCSAGHLSKVFKENGCEVVGIELDDESAKIARNYCIDVIKGDVETINLNYPDEYFDVIVFGDILEHLKNPQTVLIKLRRYLKKDGYIVCSIPNIAHITVRLMLLMGKWEYEDVGLLDRTHLRFFTKKTAIKLAENAGFKIEEVYPTPWIPFFRLRKLHPIFLKIEYTITKMLPTLFALQFVIKARKI comes from the coding sequence ATGTTAAAATATGCTACATTAAGCACTAATCCATATAGTTCTCATATGAGGATTGTTCAATTAGTTGGAAATAATAAAAAAGTGTTAGATGTTGGATGTTCTGCAGGACATCTTTCAAAAGTTTTTAAAGAAAATGGATGTGAAGTTGTAGGTATAGAGTTAGATGACGAATCAGCAAAAATAGCAAGAAACTATTGTATAGATGTAATAAAAGGGGACGTTGAAACTATAAATTTAAATTACCCTGATGAATATTTTGATGTTATTGTTTTTGGAGACATATTAGAACATTTAAAAAACCCACAAACTGTTTTAATTAAACTTAGAAGATACCTTAAAAAAGATGGATATATTGTGTGTTCTATACCTAATATTGCCCATATAACTGTCCGTTTAATGCTACTTATGGGAAAATGGGAATACGAAGATGTGGGACTTTTAGATAGAACACATTTAAGATTTTTTACTAAAAAAACTGCAATAAAGTTAGCTGAAAATGCAGGATTTAAAATAGAGGAAGTTTATCCAACCCCATGGATTCCATTTTTTAGATTGAGAAAATTACATCCAATTTTTTTAAAAATAGAATATACTATAACTAAAATGCTTCCTACATTATTTGCACTTCAGTTTGTTATTAAAGCAAGGAAGATTTGA
- a CDS encoding flippase, which produces MGVAKRIAKNTGILFVSNIISKFFGFVYTVYMARYLGAEGFGILSFALAFTGMFGIIADFGLQPLTVREVARNPELTGKYLGNIAVIKSILGIITFILIVLTINLMNYPAETVYVVYLVAFYVLIGSFNNMFYSIYQAHEKMEYVGIGNILNSSLMLLGVFTAMYLGFNVEGFAYIYLISGIGVLLYNICVTLWKFVKPKIEIDLKFWKELLKEAWPFALSGFFITVYYWIDSVMLSYMVGNLVVGWYNAAYRIILVFLFIPIIVNAAIYPIMSRYYITSNKSLKIICEKYFKIMLTIGLPLGILITVFAEEVVLSIFGQDYHGTIIALKILIWGLVSIFANAPFVKLFESINRQSLVTKVTGFAMVMNIILNILLIPKFSYIGASITTLVTEFTIAVFVIILGIKLKYVEFANILNILIRLTVCGIFMFVYLKISVLFLGTIISAISSLIVYSLLLYIMVLDKDDKKILKNLFNKKKRWILC; this is translated from the coding sequence ATGGGTGTAGCAAAAAGGATTGCTAAAAACACAGGGATTTTATTTGTATCTAACATTATATCCAAATTTTTTGGTTTTGTTTATACAGTTTATATGGCGAGGTATTTAGGGGCAGAAGGGTTTGGTATTTTGTCTTTTGCTCTTGCATTTACAGGAATGTTTGGCATTATTGCTGATTTTGGATTACAACCTCTAACTGTTAGGGAGGTTGCGAGAAATCCAGAGTTAACTGGAAAATATTTGGGGAATATTGCAGTTATAAAATCTATTTTGGGGATAATTACATTTATATTAATTGTTTTAACTATAAATTTAATGAATTATCCAGCAGAAACTGTTTATGTTGTTTATTTAGTAGCATTTTATGTTTTAATTGGTTCCTTTAACAATATGTTTTATTCTATTTATCAAGCCCATGAAAAAATGGAATATGTTGGTATTGGAAATATATTAAATAGTTCTTTGATGTTGTTGGGTGTTTTTACTGCCATGTATTTAGGGTTTAATGTTGAAGGATTTGCGTATATTTATTTAATTTCGGGAATTGGGGTTTTATTATACAATATATGTGTTACATTATGGAAGTTTGTTAAGCCAAAAATTGAAATTGACTTAAAGTTTTGGAAGGAATTATTAAAAGAGGCTTGGCCGTTTGCATTGAGTGGTTTTTTCATTACTGTTTATTACTGGATAGATTCTGTAATGCTATCATATATGGTTGGGAATTTGGTGGTAGGGTGGTATAATGCAGCGTATAGGATTATCTTAGTATTTTTATTTATCCCCATTATTGTAAATGCGGCCATATACCCAATAATGTCTAGATATTATATTACATCAAATAAATCATTAAAAATCATATGTGAAAAATATTTTAAAATAATGCTTACAATTGGATTACCCCTTGGGATTTTAATAACTGTTTTTGCTGAGGAAGTAGTATTATCAATATTTGGGCAAGATTATCATGGAACAATTATTGCATTAAAAATATTAATATGGGGTTTAGTTAGTATTTTCGCAAATGCTCCATTTGTAAAATTATTTGAGTCAATAAATAGGCAATCACTTGTAACAAAAGTAACTGGTTTTGCGATGGTAATGAATATTATATTAAATATATTATTGATACCAAAATTTAGCTATATTGGGGCCAGTATAACGACGTTAGTAACTGAATTTACAATTGCAGTTTTTGTTATTATTCTTGGAATTAAGTTGAAGTATGTGGAATTTGCCAATATATTAAATATTCTAATTAGATTAACTGTTTGTGGAATATTCATGTTTGTATATTTAAAAATAAGTGTATTATTTTTAGGAACCATCATTTCAGCCATTTCTTCGTTGATTGTGTATTCATTACTTTTGTATATAATGGTATTAGACAAAGACGATAAAAAAATATTAAAAAATTTATTTAATAAGAAAAAAAGGTGGATATTATGTTAA
- the dcd gene encoding dCTP deaminase — protein sequence MILSDKDIFDYVKSKRIIIEPFNPDNVGPCSYDVTLGDEFIVYNDEVYDLEKELGYKRIKIKNSILVCPLNYNLTEEKEEYFKEKYNVDYVFEGGVLGTTNEYIELPNDICAQYQGRSSLGRVFLTSHQTAGWIDAGFKGKITLEIVAFDRPVILYVNQRIGQLIFSKLLSPADIGYSERKSSKYAYQKTVMPSLIYKDKQRD from the coding sequence ATGATATTAAGCGACAAGGACATTTTTGATTATGTCAAATCAAAAAGGATTATTATAGAGCCGTTTAATCCAGATAACGTTGGGCCGTGTAGTTATGACGTAACTTTGGGTGATGAATTTATTGTTTATAATGATGAGGTTTATGATTTGGAGAAAGAATTAGGATATAAGAGGATAAAGATAAAAAACTCAATATTGGTTTGTCCACTCAATTATAACCTAACAGAAGAAAAAGAGGAATATTTTAAAGAAAAATATAATGTTGATTATGTTTTTGAAGGAGGAGTTTTAGGGACGACGAATGAATATATTGAATTGCCAAATGATATCTGTGCCCAATATCAGGGAAGGAGTAGTTTGGGAAGAGTTTTTTTAACTTCCCATCAAACCGCTGGCTGGATTGATGCAGGATTTAAGGGAAAGATAACGTTGGAGATTGTTGCATTTGATAGGCCCGTTATTTTATATGTAAATCAGAGGATAGGACAGTTGATATTTAGCAAACTTTTATCTCCTGCTGATATTGGTTACTCGGAGAGAAAAAGTTCAAAATACGCTTATCAAAAAACAGTCATGCCATCCTTAATATACAAAGATAAGCAGAGGGATTAA
- a CDS encoding PFL family protein, which translates to MFLPEEIIETIRMIEYENLDVRTTTLGINLKDCISEDLDTLKENIYNKITTIAENLVEVANRVSEKYGIPIVNKRIAVTPISLIIGSAIRDLSREEKINACVEIGKTLDKAAKKVRVDFIGGYSALVHKGATKEDKALIDSIPYMMEKTEKVCSSVNVATTKSGINMNAVKRMGEIIKETSLRTENAIGCAKLVVFANAPEDNPFMAGAFHGVGEGDAVLNVGVSGPGVVRAVVEKMPDADLGTLSNEIKKTAFKITRVGELVGREVAKELGVEFGIVDLSLAPTPARGDSIANILEAMGLEKCGAHGTTAALALLNDAVKKGGAMATSYVGGLSGAFIPVSEDAGMVEAVEAGALRIEKLEAMTCVCSVGLDMIAIPGKTPASTIAAIIADEMAIGVINKKTTAVRIIPVPGKDVGDYVDFGGLLGKAPIMPVNEFSSEKFINRGGRIPAPIQSLTN; encoded by the coding sequence ATGTTTCTTCCTGAAGAAATCATAGAGACAATAAGGATGATTGAATATGAAAATTTAGACGTTAGGACAACAACATTAGGGATAAATTTGAAAGATTGTATAAGTGAGGATTTAGACACATTGAAAGAGAACATCTACAACAAAATAACAACCATTGCAGAGAACCTTGTTGAAGTTGCCAATAGAGTTTCTGAAAAATATGGAATTCCAATAGTAAACAAAAGGATAGCAGTAACTCCAATAAGCCTTATAATAGGTAGTGCGATAAGGGACTTAAGCAGAGAGGAAAAAATAAACGCATGTGTTGAAATTGGAAAAACACTCGATAAAGCAGCAAAGAAAGTCAGAGTTGATTTTATTGGTGGATATTCCGCATTAGTTCATAAAGGTGCAACTAAAGAGGATAAAGCATTAATTGATTCGATCCCATATATGATGGAAAAAACTGAAAAGGTTTGCTCATCTGTCAATGTTGCAACTACAAAATCAGGTATAAATATGAATGCTGTAAAAAGGATGGGTGAAATAATTAAAGAAACATCTCTAAGAACTGAAAATGCCATTGGTTGTGCAAAACTTGTAGTATTTGCAAACGCTCCAGAGGATAACCCATTCATGGCTGGGGCATTTCATGGTGTTGGGGAAGGAGATGCAGTTTTGAATGTTGGTGTTTCAGGGCCAGGGGTTGTGAGGGCAGTTGTTGAGAAGATGCCAGATGCTGATTTGGGAACTTTGAGCAATGAAATTAAAAAGACGGCCTTTAAAATTACAAGAGTTGGGGAGTTAGTTGGGAGAGAGGTAGCAAAGGAACTTGGTGTTGAGTTTGGTATTGTTGATTTGTCCTTAGCCCCAACTCCAGCAAGAGGGGATAGTATTGCAAATATTTTAGAGGCAATGGGATTGGAAAAATGTGGAGCCCATGGAACAACTGCTGCTCTTGCACTGCTAAATGATGCCGTTAAAAAAGGAGGAGCCATGGCGACAAGTTATGTTGGTGGTTTGAGCGGGGCATTTATTCCAGTAAGTGAAGATGCAGGGATGGTTGAAGCTGTTGAGGCGGGAGCATTAAGAATAGAGAAATTAGAGGCAATGACGTGTGTTTGTTCTGTTGGTTTGGATATGATAGCAATCCCTGGAAAAACTCCTGCATCAACAATCGCTGCAATTATTGCAGATGAGATGGCAATTGGGGTTATAAACAAAAAAACCACCGCAGTTAGAATAATTCCAGTTCCTGGAAAAGACGTTGGAGATTACGTTGATTTTGGTGGATTGCTTGGAAAAGCTCCAATAATGCCTGTTAATGAGTTTTCCTCAGAAAAATTCATAAATAGAGGAGGAAGAATACCTGCCCCAATTCAATCATTGACGAACTAA
- a CDS encoding iron ABC transporter substrate-binding protein, whose translation MLKKIIIISLIVAVASIGLCGCMDKTGINSNITTQASTGKTSLSENTEKIKITDMLGREVEVPKEVNRIVAIGPGCLRLITYLNATDKVVGVEDSEKKWSIYGRPYRIAHPEFANLPTIGKAGPNPKPYPEEIIKVNPDVIFACYITKEQADDLQQKTGIPVVVLSYGRLATFNNKDLFKSIELAGKILGKEERAEEVIKFIKDCLTDLNNRTSDIPDSKKPKVYVGGIGFKGMHGIESTSCNYPPFMAVNAKNVVDELNQSSHVFINKEQLLKWDPDIIFIDEGGLKLVIEDYKKNPDYYNSLKAFKNGNVYGLLPYNFYTTNVGTALADAYFIGKVIYPDRFEDIDPEKKADEIYTFLVGKPVYSVMKEKLGGFKKLEFK comes from the coding sequence ATGCTGAAAAAAATAATTATAATTTCATTAATAGTTGCTGTTGCATCCATTGGACTTTGTGGATGTATGGATAAAACCGGCATTAACTCAAATATAACAACACAAGCATCGACAGGAAAAACAAGTTTAAGTGAAAATACAGAAAAGATAAAAATAACAGATATGCTTGGAAGAGAAGTTGAAGTTCCAAAGGAAGTAAATAGAATAGTGGCAATTGGTCCAGGGTGTTTGAGATTGATTACCTACTTAAATGCAACAGACAAGGTTGTTGGAGTAGAGGATAGTGAAAAAAAGTGGAGCATATATGGGAGACCATATAGAATAGCCCATCCAGAGTTTGCAAACCTTCCAACTATTGGAAAAGCAGGACCCAACCCAAAACCATACCCTGAAGAAATTATTAAAGTTAATCCTGATGTTATATTTGCATGCTACATAACAAAGGAGCAGGCAGATGATTTACAGCAAAAGACAGGAATACCTGTTGTTGTTTTAAGTTATGGTAGATTGGCAACATTCAATAATAAAGATTTATTTAAATCAATAGAGCTCGCAGGAAAAATATTGGGTAAAGAAGAGAGGGCAGAAGAAGTTATTAAATTTATAAAAGATTGCCTAACTGATTTAAACAATAGAACTTCTGATATTCCAGATAGTAAAAAACCAAAGGTTTATGTTGGAGGAATAGGATTTAAAGGAATGCATGGAATTGAGAGTACGTCTTGTAATTATCCTCCATTTATGGCAGTTAATGCTAAAAATGTGGTTGATGAATTGAATCAATCTTCCCATGTATTCATAAATAAAGAACAACTCTTAAAATGGGATCCAGATATAATATTTATTGATGAAGGTGGACTAAAACTTGTTATAGAAGATTATAAGAAAAATCCAGACTATTATAATTCATTAAAGGCATTTAAAAATGGAAATGTTTATGGATTATTGCCCTACAACTTCTATACAACAAATGTAGGCACAGCACTAGCAGATGCATACTTCATAGGAAAAGTAATCTACCCAGACAGATTTGAAGATATAGACCCTGAGAAAAAAGCAGATGAGATATATACTTTCCTTGTAGGGAAGCCAGTTTATAGTGTAATGAAAGAGAAACTTGGAGGGTTCAAAAAGTTGGAGTTTAAATAA
- a CDS encoding methyltransferase, producing the protein MLKFPEENPKELLKLFEEVYSNARIFYLLKTALDLNIFDYLDEFKSAEELARGLKTDPFLTEYILKILHKLGILEFKDNKYRNRGLANIYLRRDSEFNIITPLNYYFENIKNWENLKLILENKLKNKNESLGKMFSKVIKRMADECKCWELKKVLDYVSKYDEFKNAKKLLDLAGGHGLYAIGFSMLNENLKCYVFDLPEVIEETKKFIEKYNAKNVFTIAGDFYGDDIGSGYDIIFTSYNPGGKNPKIAKKVYDSLNKGGLFINKQFFLEVEENIMDYLNNMEWNFFRPKGLKKNKLRYTFEGDLKFSEYISYLKSIGFEILDIVDMSKLLDNEYYSSTKMIVAKKI; encoded by the coding sequence ATGCTAAAATTTCCTGAAGAAAATCCAAAAGAGTTGTTAAAACTTTTTGAAGAAGTTTATTCAAATGCGAGAATATTTTATCTATTGAAAACTGCATTGGATTTAAATATATTTGATTATTTGGATGAATTTAAATCTGCTGAAGAGTTAGCAAGAGGATTAAAAACTGATCCTTTCCTAACAGAGTACATTTTAAAAATCTTACATAAACTTGGTATTCTTGAGTTTAAAGATAATAAGTATAGGAATAGGGGTTTAGCAAATATATATCTAAGAAGAGATTCAGAATTTAATATAATAACTCCACTTAATTATTATTTTGAAAATATCAAAAACTGGGAAAATTTGAAGTTAATCTTAGAAAATAAACTAAAAAATAAAAATGAAAGTTTAGGAAAAATGTTTTCAAAAGTTATTAAGAGAATGGCTGATGAATGCAAATGTTGGGAGTTGAAAAAAGTTTTGGACTATGTGTCAAAGTATGATGAATTTAAAAATGCCAAAAAACTCTTAGATTTAGCAGGTGGGCATGGGTTGTATGCAATTGGATTTAGCATGCTGAATGAAAATTTAAAATGTTATGTATTTGATTTACCTGAGGTTATTGAAGAAACAAAAAAATTCATTGAAAAGTATAATGCAAAAAACGTCTTTACAATTGCAGGAGATTTTTATGGGGATGATATTGGAAGTGGTTATGATATAATCTTCACCTCCTACAATCCTGGAGGAAAAAACCCTAAAATTGCCAAAAAAGTGTATGATTCATTAAATAAAGGTGGGTTATTTATAAATAAACAATTTTTTTTAGAAGTAGAAGAAAATATTATGGATTATCTAAATAATATGGAGTGGAACTTTTTCAGACCAAAAGGTCTTAAAAAGAATAAATTAAGATATACTTTTGAAGGAGATTTAAAATTTAGTGAGTATATAAGTTACTTAAAAAGTATTGGATTTGAAATATTGGATATTGTGGATATGTCTAAGCTCTTAGATAATGAATACTATTCAAGCACAAAAATGATTGTTGCTAAGAAAATCTGA
- a CDS encoding FecCD family ABC transporter permease, protein MDVVKKYSKYTKKRIMFGIALLIILFLSSICSLIVGNYELTVSQVISAFFGKGSQSVNLIIWNIRLPRIFAAIVAGMSLAVAGAVMQCILRNPLASPFTIGISHGAMFGACLAIIIFGVGGAESTGHIFINNPYIITIFAFIGALIGVFVVLLLAKLRNLTPEAMVLAGVAMSSLFTAGTTLIQYFADDLQLAAMVYWTFGDLSRPLWTEIYIMVAVMISALIYFIYKRWDYNALEAGEETAKSLGVNTERTRLIGMLIASLLTSVNVAFLGIIGFIGLICPHIVRIFIGGDYRFLIPISALFGAVLLLISDTLARTVMSPIELPVGILTSFMGAPMFLYLLIKMYRK, encoded by the coding sequence ATGGATGTTGTAAAAAAATATAGCAAATACACTAAAAAAAGAATAATGTTTGGAATTGCCCTTCTAATAATTTTATTTTTAAGCTCTATATGTTCCCTAATTGTTGGAAATTATGAACTAACAGTTAGCCAAGTTATCAGTGCATTTTTTGGCAAAGGAAGCCAGAGTGTAAACCTAATTATATGGAATATAAGGTTACCAAGAATTTTTGCAGCAATAGTTGCAGGAATGTCTTTGGCTGTTGCAGGGGCAGTTATGCAGTGCATATTGAGGAATCCTTTAGCCAGCCCTTTCACTATAGGAATATCGCATGGAGCAATGTTTGGAGCATGTCTTGCAATAATAATTTTTGGTGTAGGTGGTGCAGAGAGTACAGGACATATATTCATAAATAATCCATATATTATTACAATATTTGCATTTATTGGGGCATTAATAGGGGTTTTTGTAGTGCTACTTCTTGCGAAATTAAGAAACTTAACTCCTGAGGCAATGGTTTTAGCAGGAGTTGCTATGAGCTCTTTATTCACTGCAGGCACTACACTTATACAATATTTTGCTGATGATTTACAACTTGCTGCAATGGTTTATTGGACATTTGGGGATTTAAGTAGGCCTTTATGGACTGAAATATATATTATGGTTGCAGTTATGATTTCTGCGTTAATTTACTTCATCTATAAGCGTTGGGATTACAATGCATTAGAGGCTGGGGAGGAGACTGCAAAATCTTTAGGAGTTAATACAGAGAGAACAAGATTGATTGGGATGCTTATTGCCTCACTATTAACATCTGTAAATGTAGCATTTTTAGGAATTATTGGATTTATTGGTTTGATTTGCCCACACATAGTTAGAATATTTATTGGTGGGGATTATAGATTTTTAATCCCAATATCAGCTCTATTTGGTGCAGTTTTATTGCTAATAAGTGACACTCTTGCAAGAACAGTGATGTCTCCAATAGAGTTACCTGTTGGAATACTAACTTCATTTATGGGAGCCCCTATGTTTTTATACCTGCTTATTAAAATGTATAGGAAATAA
- a CDS encoding ABC transporter ATP-binding protein, protein MILSVDGVEFSYKSRKILENVKFKVNRGEVVSILGPNGCGKSTLLKCINKILKPKRGVILIDNYNLNELSNLEIAKKIGYVPQKSDGSYMTVFDTILLGRKPHIKWEVSKQDINLVNEILEIMDLKDYALRYTNELSGGELQKVIIARAIVQEPEVLLLDEPTNNLDLKNQLEILRVIRNISKSKNIASIIVIHDLNLALRYSDKFIMLKDGKIFAEGGKEVINPKNIEAVYGVSVDVKYYNGIPVVIPLY, encoded by the coding sequence ATGATTCTTTCAGTGGATGGGGTTGAATTCTCGTATAAGAGTAGAAAAATACTGGAAAATGTAAAATTTAAAGTTAATAGAGGAGAGGTTGTTTCTATTTTAGGCCCCAACGGCTGTGGAAAATCAACATTATTAAAGTGTATAAATAAGATTCTAAAACCTAAAAGAGGGGTTATATTAATTGATAATTATAACTTAAATGAGTTAAGCAACTTGGAGATTGCAAAGAAAATAGGATATGTGCCACAAAAATCAGATGGAAGTTATATGACAGTATTTGATACCATACTTTTAGGAAGAAAACCTCATATAAAATGGGAAGTGTCTAAACAAGATATCAACTTAGTGAATGAAATTTTGGAAATTATGGATTTAAAAGATTATGCTTTAAGATATACAAATGAATTAAGTGGTGGAGAACTACAGAAGGTTATAATTGCAAGGGCTATAGTTCAAGAGCCAGAAGTTCTTTTATTGGATGAACCGACAAACAACTTAGATTTAAAGAATCAACTGGAAATATTGAGGGTAATAAGAAATATATCTAAATCTAAAAATATTGCCTCAATTATTGTAATACATGATTTGAACCTTGCTTTAAGATATTCCGATAAATTTATAATGTTAAAAGATGGGAAAATATTTGCTGAAGGAGGAAAAGAGGTAATAAACCCTAAGAATATTGAAGCTGTTTATGGGGTCAGTGTTGATGTGAAGTACTATAATGGGATTCCTGTTGTTATTCCACTCTATTAA
- the trpB gene encoding tryptophan synthase subunit beta yields the protein MKKYKDKYPDKNGKYGIYGGKFVPETLMPAIEELEEAFTRFWINNEGNFREEFEYYLREYVGRPTPLYYAKRLSELLGCKVYLKREDLAHLGAHKINNAIGQALLAKRMGKTRIIAETGAGQHGIATAAAATNLGLECVIYMGKKDMERQKLNVFRMELMGAKVVPVVSGSQTLKDAVNEALRDWVTNVRNTHYLIGSTLGPHPYPMMVREFQRVIGKEIKQQILEKEGRLPTCILACVGGGSNSIGAFYEFLDDDVELYAVEAGGKGIETGKHGASLCAGRVGVLHGTKMYVKEDEFGQIEESYSISAGLDYPGVSPELSFLKDEERIKAVYVTDDEALEAFQLLCKLEGILPALESSHAVAYAFKLAEELDKDDIMVINLSGRGDKDVQTVAKALGKIL from the coding sequence TTGAAGAAGTATAAGGATAAATATCCGGATAAAAATGGAAAATATGGTATTTATGGGGGTAAATTTGTCCCTGAAACCTTAATGCCAGCAATTGAGGAATTAGAAGAGGCATTTACAAGATTTTGGATAAACAATGAGGGTAATTTTAGGGAAGAATTTGAGTATTATTTGAGAGAATATGTTGGAAGACCTACCCCTCTTTATTATGCGAAGAGATTAAGTGAGTTATTGGGATGTAAAGTTTATCTCAAAAGGGAAGATTTAGCTCACTTAGGAGCACATAAAATAAACAATGCTATTGGTCAGGCATTATTGGCTAAGAGAATGGGGAAAACAAGAATTATTGCCGAAACTGGTGCGGGACAGCATGGAATAGCAACTGCAGCAGCGGCGACAAATTTAGGCCTGGAATGTGTAATTTATATGGGGAAAAAGGACATGGAAAGGCAGAAGTTGAATGTTTTTAGGATGGAATTAATGGGAGCGAAGGTTGTTCCTGTTGTCAGCGGTTCCCAAACATTAAAAGATGCGGTAAATGAGGCTTTGAGAGATTGGGTTACAAATGTTAGGAATACTCATTATTTAATTGGTTCTACACTCGGCCCTCACCCATATCCAATGATGGTTAGGGAATTCCAAAGAGTCATAGGAAAAGAGATTAAACAGCAAATCCTTGAAAAAGAAGGTAGATTACCAACCTGCATTTTAGCATGTGTTGGAGGAGGAAGTAACTCTATTGGGGCATTTTATGAGTTTTTAGATGATGACGTTGAGTTATATGCAGTTGAGGCCGGAGGAAAAGGAATAGAAACTGGAAAACATGGGGCATCTCTATGTGCTGGAAGAGTGGGAGTTTTGCATGGAACAAAGATGTATGTTAAGGAGGATGAGTTTGGACAAATTGAGGAAAGTTACAGTATTTCTGCTGGTTTAGATTACCCAGGAGTTAGCCCAGAACTTTCATTCTTAAAGGATGAGGAGAGAATAAAGGCAGTATATGTTACCGATGATGAGGCGTTGGAGGCATTTCAGTTGTTGTGCAAGTTAGAGGGTATTTTGCCTGCATTGGAAAGTTCCCATGCTGTTGCTTATGCATTTAAATTAGCAGAAGAGTTGGATAAAGACGATATAATGGTTATAAACCTATCTGGAAGAGGAGATAAGGACGTGCAGACGGTTGCTAAGGCGTTAGGAAAAATATTATAA